The window GTAATAACCTTTAAAAAGTGTGGAGGTGTTAACATTTTGATTCTTAAAAAACAAGTTAAActattagttttattttatggaaTTGTTTCAAGTTAGATGCGTCACAGTAGTTATTCACattaacagcatttttattgtGGAATCCAAAGTGTTCCAAAGAGTTTTTGAAATAAACCACTAACTTGCTAAAATAacaaagtttcttttcattcatACACTGCACTATTGATATATATTACTTAAATATCAGaactaagcagaaaaaaaataatcaagttaTCTATGAGACTACATTCAACTGAAGATTTCACCAATGGAAGAGCAGTAATTATGTCATTTACATACATGCACAGTCTTAACTTTTAGATGTTCGACCTCTGAGGACAAggggatatttttattttttcttgaagtatCTATTTTGCAATTCTTTAAAGCCTGCATGTGATTCCTTCCAGGATCTATCAATGCTGTTCAAATAGTCCAGAGGATCTATAAATCTGGTAAATCAACACAACACTTCACCACCAAGGATCATCACACTAacacattcttttttaaaaagtttcctCAGTTTTCCCTTACCAGTTAGTTTCAAAACTGACTGAAAGCCTCCAATAGTCTCTCAGCCCTTCCAAAGATTATTTCAGGTTGCAGTATTGACATTTTGTGCTAAGAGTAAAAACATCATTACTGTAGAAACTTGTTAAAAGGAGTATGATACACTATCTTACCACTTGTCAGTACCACACACACCAGAACTACTTTTTGGTTCTAATAAAGGAACTTTTCTGAAGGGGGGCAGGAGGAACTATGtcaaggaagaggaagatatGTATTTGAGTAAATAATATTAAGAGAAAGGGATATTAGAATGAAACTGGTAGGGAAAAGTAATGAGTTGTAGTATCatgttttcctccatttcttaCTTTGCATGCTTCACTGTTCAGCTTCACATTTTCTTATTCATTGCTCCTGTGAAAATTCTCCTTGTGCAACAAGTAGCCTTTATCACCTCTTCCAAAATCaggcttaaagaaaaaacatttacttCAAAACTCTTTACATTAAAATTCCTTACTAAAAGACTCCTACACATACCCATACAATGTCTTACTCTTCTGTATGAGTATAAACTGTGTGACTGGAcaaaggaagagacagagaCGAAAAAAGTATAACCTGAGTGCCTGGTAGAAGGCAACGCAtcccaaaagaaaatgcatctcTCAATCTACAGAAGGTAACAGAGCCTCCTGTTCTACAGCCAAAAGTGGATAATGCCTGCAGTCATGCCCATATTTCACTACTATGCTTTTCCAAACACTAGCAATGACTGttggtttttatatttttaattacagccTAATAATGACTTAGCTGACTTGCTCAATTTAAGTCCATAAGTAAGCTTTCTAGATACGGTCTAAACCGAATATTTATACGACGCACACAAAAAATTTAGAGTGCAAACATTATACACATatgattttccatttcaatttattttatttagctgtTTCATCAAAAACTGACCTACAGTTTATCCAGCTTGTATAGTAACTAGTACAAAGAATGCAAGAGTCACATAGGCAAATACTACTGTATAAgaactatatttaaaaaaacgCCAAAACAAACATAACACCACACGCACTGCACACCCCCCACCTCACTGTAACAAAGTACAATCTCGCTTCAAACAGAGACACACGATGTCATGCAAGTACTAAAGTACTAAGCTACTTTCTTCAGTAGTACATGCTTTCAAATGCTGGTGATGAACACAATACACACACCTCCGTTAAACTATCTTACCTGATTGTCTGTCACTCTCCGTTTTCTTTTAGGGGAGTCTGAGCATAGCACACATTCAGCTGTTTCACATCTTTTTGAGGTATTACTTCATACAAGTACATATAATATTTAGAgcatattttatattacataCAAGACATACCAAGTAAAATTTGCATCAACTGAAAATGGAACAATTCCACTAGTTTGGAAGGAGAAAACCTGAAGGAATGCACATCATCTTATCTCCTTCCCAAAGTGTGATTCGACACCCATTTTCAACTCAAATAAAGTCACTCATTTTCAATGCTCCTTCTATCGCATCCCCAGCAAAGACAAATCAGTTACAGCCAAAGCACCTACCCTACCCAGCAAGCACAAAACAAAGACCAACAAGAGAATACTTCAGCAGTTGTGTTAAATGGGAAAACAGAACGCCTAACAAAATAATCACAGCTTTCCGTAAGCAACCGTGCAGGAAGCAAACATAAAAGTCAGAATAAGGCTTGCACGACAAAATCCAGCTCTGTAGGAGCTAGTCTGCTGCAGTTTAATTTTCCAGGATTGTTCACCGTCATTAATTGTTGATTTGTTTTGAAGAACAGATAGTGATTTATTTGCAGCGGGATGAAGTTACAGACCTAGATTCCTGACCAGACGCTCTCAACGTAAACAATACATAACCTATAAATTAACCATTCTCCATCTGGCAATTCAGATGTAAAATTCATAGTTTTTCATCTACCAGGCGGCGGCAACCAccaccccccttccttcccGAGCGCTAACAGAGCCTGATGcaaagggggagggaaaaagaaagaaggggggggggggggaagccagCATGAAAGAAACGGGCTCGCACAAGCAGGGACCCACCAAACCGATGTCCTCGACGGCCGCCACCTCCTCAAGGCTGAGGATCACTGCTAAGTGCGGAGCGGAGAGACCGAACCgggcgggaaggggggggggaggtgtccCCTCGCCAAGCCCGGGCAGCAGCGCGAGGCGGCGGGAGCCCCGGTGCAGCCCGAGCGGGGACTAGGCCGGCTgcaaggggcagggaggggacaccCGCGGGAGCGGCGATCACTCACCACAACGGGCGAGCAGCCCCGCCGCTACCCTCCCCCGCCGCGAGGAGCCACCGGCGCTGAGCGCGCGACACCGCCCGCCGGGCCacctggggggggcgggggtgaCCCCCAGGCCCCCGCGCCGAGCGAGGGGCAGCGCGCACCCCCGCCAAGGTCACCCCCTCGcggggccccgccgcgcccggggcgggggggggagggggggcgggggagcggCAAATTTAATTTGTGACGCCGGCCACgggaaaggggggaggggaacaGCCCCGCGAAGGGGTGAgggggatgggaagggggggCTCCGCTACGGGCCAAGGGGagggctcccccccccgccacgctCCCCCTCTTCCAGCGCTGGCCGCGGAGCTCGGTCCGAGCGggcacccccccgcccccgccccagagaaaggaaaatggagcGGGGACGGGGTGGGGGTAACCGCGGCCGAGGTGCCGAGCTCCTTACCCCGCCGCAGCCGCCGCTCCTCGCTGGTCCCAGGCGGGTCCGCTCCGCGCTGCCGCTGCTCCGGGCTCGGAGAGGAGCTGCCGCCGTAGCCGCAGCCAATCGCCTCTAACCCCCTCCCCTTCCGCAGCTCGCCCCGGTCCCCCTGTCGGCTTCAAAATGGCGCCAACTTGTCTCCGGCTGCTCCAATGGAACCGCCGAGGGAAGCAAGCGGAGCCAGAGCGAGGCAGCAGCGCCCCCTGCCGGCTCGCGCGGCCGACACGCGCAGGCACCGGCCGGAGCCGCCGGTCACAGGGCCCGCGGCCAGCGCTCCCCGCAACGGcggcccgccgcgccccggccccccgcgtGGCCCAAGGGGCCCTGCcctccgcgccgccgccggcgAGAGCCGCAGAGCACCGCTGCCAGGCGACGAAGGGGCCGGAGAAGGGGGTGGGGTGTTAAAAGTCACGACCCCTCCCCTTGCCTGCTCGAGCCCCGGGGCCCAAGAAAGCCCTCGCGTTCCAGGGGGGGAAGCCTGCCGCTAAGCCTGCCTTTCCCGAAAGACCATCCGTAGTTGCAGAGCACCGCACGGATCCTTTCCAAAAGGGAGGAACTAGGTTTGGAAATACGACGGCGGGGTTTCCAGGCTGGCAGAGCACCTGACTTCAGCAGTCCGGGCCGCGTAAACTGCAGCacttacagaatcacagaccgTGACCAGCGGATAAAGCAAACGGCCCGAGGCGGGAGGGTACCGGGTGGGCAGCTGACAGCCGAACTACGGCCGAGTATCTGCTGATGTGCACTGTGCAGATTAGTGAAATAGGTATGTCCCCCAAACGACACGGATTATTAAAGGATTGTTGTAAAACAATAAGGAATAAAGTCAGTTAACTGcggagaaagagcagaaaaagtaGCAGAAATCGCTCACCAAaccctttggttttgcttcagtGAGTGCAAGAGTTTCAGGGGTGCCCATACAGGAAAACGCAAACAGAAAAGTGACGTAATTTCTTCTCACTGCTGCATTTATGAATGACATTATCAGGAAAACATGGAAGTGTTTAgattattatttgaaaaacataAATCATACTTAGCAGATCTGCTGAAATACACTCAGAGCTTTGTCTAGTGTGAGAAACATACTTGAATAGCGTGTTAGCCAAGACATTGTAACtagtattttaaatctttaacTAAGTTCCCTCACGCCTTCTGAACTTGCTAACACATTGTAACCAGCTTGCCTTACTTTCATTCAAGTTTTAAACTAAGTTAAATAACCTCATCTTCTAATGAAGACTACCAGGATAAATCGCCAGAACTATTACACAAAAACTACTTTtcagcccccccaaactccccttGTTTACATTTTTGGGTGAATTGGGTTTGCCCTCCtcttcctgaaaacaaaagtgCAACTGCACGGGCAGAAAAGAGGAATACTTTGCCTGACAATTTTGTATGACTTATTACTGGGAAGGATCCTGCACTTGCAGGCAAGGATATAATTTTTTCATGCAGATTGAACAATTTCCGCTCAATCCCCCCCTTGCCATCTTACCTAGATATAAAATCTTAGGTTGGGGAACACATCTTTCTATGGAGCACTTGCACGGGTGTGCGTGGATACTTACAAACCAGCAGGAAACTTAAATATTCATACAGCTATTGAAACTACAAAACCAGGTGCATAACTGTGAAAATAACTACAGTGCTGTCATACTTCgtatgcaaatattttgctcCATTTTATTGATGAAGCAGGTTACACTTTCAGCTCCTGTCAGGATGCCTGGAGGGTAGAACAAGGTGCTGTGTAACGGAGGCCTCTCCCCAGTTATGCTCTGCCCTTCATTTTGTGCCTGCACTGAGACTctttaacatttcagaaatcaaCATTTTGGAGGTAATTcttcattccttcctttttccaccCCCTCTCGGTTTCGCGGCCGTCGAAGCGCGGAACCCCGCAGCACGGTGCTCGCTACAGGCGCCGCGTTACGTGACGGGCGCTCGGCCGCCGGCGCCCCGCCGCAGTAGCGTGCGCAGCCCTCAGGAGGGAGCCCGTTCGACACCGCTCCCGCCGCCGGTCGGGAGCCGCTCGCTCGCCTTCAGCCCGCCGGCCACAGCCGTTACCCCGCGGCCGGTTCGCGCCAACGGAGGTGGCAGCGGCCCGCGGCACTCCGGCCCCCGCCCCAGCGGCGGTTGGGGGCGGCCGTTGGGCGGCCGCGCCGTGAGGAGGCGCCGCAAGGCCGAGGCCGAGGCCGGCTCGGTGCCGCGGGCGGCAGGAGGCAGCATGGAGCTGCCGTTCCTCAGCGCCGGCGAAATCTATCAACTAACCGGCAAGCCGCTAAGACCTCACACACTCGTTTGTTGGTTTAGCTAGACGTGTTGCGCAGGAGTGTCCTCAGAAAATAATCTGGCCAGTGTTAAGGACCGATATTTTTACTACAAGGAGTAACAAGTACCCCGTCCCTTTTCGATGAGGTGCTAAATGAGCTGCCCCCTGCAATCTGTGCAAGCGCTGGCCACGTTCCCCAGGGCGGACACGGTCTCTCCCACAAGAAACGTCACGTCTCACAGGGCACCGATGACTGTAAGCAGACTCTTTTTTACTAGATTGGCCACCTCTGAAAGTGCAGGCAAAAGTAGGGATAAATGTATGCTACTTTCAGAAACTGTATACTTAACAAGGattcaaaatatttgcacaaaacagtattttgcttACAGGATGACACGTAGAGAAAGCCAGTGCCACAGAACTTCAAAGACCAGATCTTTTACACAGAATGTGTGCGTTGAAGACACTGCTCACGTCTCAGTGTTCAAGCAACAGTGATGAACATCCCAGTCAAAGAACACCCTACACAGCAGTATTCTTCTCCCAGCTGTCTGTAAAAACACTGTTCAAAAATAGCAGACTAACAGGGACAAGGACAGCTTTGTACCTTAGAAATACACCAAATCTTCTCAACAATGAAAATGTCCTTTTGAGTAAAACCAATAGTTGACCTAGCCCAGTATTTGGTAACCAGCAGTGGCACCACCATCAGCGACATAGTTTTCCGAGAGTGAGACCCATACCTTGCATTTCCAGTTTGCTGGTCCCTGCAATTTCACCAAATGCAGGGAACTTAAATGCAAAATTCGAGGTAGTAGCATTCTGCTgtataaaatgagaataatagCAAAGGAAATACTAATTAGGGAGACCTGCTTATCCCAGCATCTACAGTTGCTGTAACAGGGATACTACATGTCTGGTTTGTACATGTACAATAGGTAAACCTATCTATTCTCTTTAGAATCCATTTATGGACCTGTTGTCCACTAACTTGTCTAACCCCTTTTTGAACCTGCTGACACTGTGTATTTTCTAGCCCACTTAGGCAGCAGATTATAGAAGCCCACTACACATTGTGTCAAGAACCCTATTTCTGCATTCACCTTAAACAGGGCCTTCTTGATTTGTAAAATTTCATCCTATGCTGCTCAGCCTTGTCTTCTCACAATCAGAATCCAAACCCTTTCAGTCCCTACTTTGTCAGACTGCTGATATCTCCCCTTGAATCATTTTAGTTATCTTTCTCAATACCTTCTTTAAAGTTGTTGTGTCCTTGCAGACCAGAACTGCAAGCTGCATACAAGACAGTACATTGGGATTTCCAACAGAGCAGCAAACTGCCTTCTGCCTCACTCTCAGTACTCTTCTGATGATGCCTTACATCTCTGTtgtttagtgggtttttttggttgctgtTGTAGTTTGAGCCAAAGATTTCAGAGAGCTGACAACAGCAACTTCCAGACTTCATGAATTTAAACTTCCAGGATTGACAGGTAATTCTATACTTTACCTTACACTGATCTACTTCAAAGcttatctgcctttttttttacccattcAGCTTTCTGAGGCCTTCTAGACTTCCTTCTACCAGCACAGCATTTGACTACCCAAAAGAGTTTAACACCATCCAAGTATCATTCAGTGTGCACCCCCTTCTCCGGGTCACTGATAAAGACCAAAGATTGTTGcataaaacaacaacagtaaacccaaacatttctgaagtacAGCATTGCTGACTTTTCTTCACTCTGGAAAGTAACCATTAACAAGTACTGTCTGCTTCCATCCCTCAACCAGACTTGTAACTCAGAATTCCATGCTAACTTTAACTGCTTTTCATGAGGAACTCGcacaaatgctttttgaaaatacaagtaTGTTCCCTGGTTTGTCTTTGTCCACATACTTCCTGGCTCACAAACCTGCTGGAATTCTGTGACTGTGTCAATATCTCCCTTCACAGAAACTATGCTGGCACTTTCCCATGACATTATGTTTATCCAAGTGCACAGTGATCTTACTCTTTTATGGTATTGGCCTTTCAGTGTGAAGAGCAGGAACAACTGTCAAGGTAATATCACCACCATAAGATtcactaaatatttttactgtgtcTCCTTCCTCATTACAGTAACCCTGAGGCATTTGCATGTATGAATCTCTCTATATGTTTTGCCTTTAAGCCCCTCCATTTTTTCACTCATGGACTTGAACCAAAGTGTATGAAGACATATCAACTTTAAGGATACTTCAAAACAGAACAGACAAACACCCTAACTCTATCAGTCATACCTTTATTTAAATAGGAGCTCTAAGATATACCTCAAAGGACTGAACAGACAGGTGAGAAATTACATAGATTTTTCAAACCACCCCAGCATCCCACTGTGGGATGAAGAAAGGTTGGAAGGAAGCTGGGTCCTAGAATGACTCAGTGCTGTAGACCTCAGCAATCCTTACTGATTCACTACAGTATAATATTAAAATTTCCTAACAAA of the Grus americana isolate bGruAme1 chromosome 1, bGruAme1.mat, whole genome shotgun sequence genome contains:
- the LOC129213580 gene encoding atherin-like encodes the protein MKETGSHKQGPTKPMSSTAATSSRLRITANSPRSPCRLQNGANLSPAAPMEPPREASGARARQQRPLPARAADTRRHRPEPPVTGPAASAPRNGGPPRPGPPRGPRGPALRAAAGESRRAPLPGDEGAGEGGGVLKVTTPPLACSSPGAQESPRVPGGEACR